In the Oncorhynchus keta strain PuntledgeMale-10-30-2019 chromosome 16, Oket_V2, whole genome shotgun sequence genome, TATTGCATGAGAAGGGaaagatcaatggaaacagccCTCCTTCACATCTATTGCTGCACTTTTACTCCACATCTACCCTCCAAGACACCTCTGAAAAGTGATGAATGTAGCCCCATTCTTCACCCCCAGCTCTCCCAGGCTCTGGTGCCCCTGGACGGGCTTGCCGTTGTAGGCGAGGTTCAGGCTTCCCGTCAGGTCAGGCCGCTTCTGTAGGAACCTCCTCTGAAGTTTGCCGATGGTGTCTGTGCTCTTGAGGAGCAATGGAACTATTTTCCCATCTGAGCCGTTGAGCACGGTGACAGTGAAATGGGAAGCTCAGGTCGGTTTAGTGTCTTTGACAACCAGAAGAGAGGTGTGAGATGCATTCAGGAATGTTGGATCGTACGGAACAGGGATCCTCCTCTGGGACAATGCTGGAGTCTAACAAGTAAggcctggaacagagagagagaaagatagaggaggggggtaaagagagaaagagtgtgtgtgagatgaGAGTGATGGCATAAGTATAGGCTATATAATCAAGAACGCCGAGGTTGTTaatcctcttcctccttttctgACACACTACATCAAGGAACATCACTTTTGCAATAAAAAAAAATGCCAGAATATGCCACAGAGTTTTTTATTTCATGCACTGCTCTATGCCTGCTTTCAGTTTCTGGTACTGTGTCATACGGATGATACCATGATAAAAGAAAAACCCTCTCACACACATTTGACTTTTTGGCACAATAAATAGTGCTTACAATTTCAACATTGTTGACTAATACATATGTCTTCTAAAAACAAAAACTCTAAACCATACTATGTTGCCAATCACTACAGCTTTAACATCTATGACATTATCGTGTGGAAGTACATTTGCATGAAGAAAACTATAATATTGTGTAGAAAAACACCTCATAGCCTTACCATTGGCCATTGCAGCTTTGCCGTTGCCATTTTGCAGAGGGTTTGTGAAGAGTACTCCTCAACCTTATCTTTTCCTCTTTCACCTTGGAATGTGTGACTGTAACTCATTCTAAATCTGTAGGGGAGGTCCAAAAGTGTCAGAAGCCAGAATGAAGTCCCTAGATCCCCTAAAGTAAAAATGTTCTACCATTTTGCCACCATTCCCTTCTCTGGAGTATAGCCAGCATGATCCTATTTGTCAGGTGATTTCCACAAACTGTCATGACTCCTGGTACCAGTTCAATCAGATAGGCAAAGGTCAAAGAGTTATAACTctctaacaacaacaacctgcacTGCCAAGTTGTTGTGAGTTGTTAATCACTGGCTGACTTACCATTAGGCAGAATAAGCAATTGCCTCAGGTCTCACATCATCAAGAGACCTCCTGAGCTGGGCATCATAATTCAAAATATAACAGTAACATTGCTTTTATATGTACATTCTCCACTTGAACCCCACCCATGCTGATATTCAATGAAAACCTCCAAAAGAATGAAGAATTGTTGAGAAGGATTATTGGGAGTGAATGCagtttaagacatgaaggccagtcaacgcagaacatttcaagaacctacaaagtttcttcaagtgcagtcgtaaaaaccatcaagtgctatgatgaaactggctctcatgaggacagacacaagaaaggaaaacccagagttatctctgctgcagaggataagttcgttagagttaccagcctcagaaatttcagcccaaataaattcttcacagatttcaagtaactgacacatctcaacatcaactgttcagaggagactgtgtgaatcaagccttcatgcaacggctgttggaaggagaggaccaaggtgcagtgtgatatgtgtccatatttatttaaTGAACACTGAAATCACAAAAATAACACTGCGAACgaccgaaacagttctggctggtgcagacacacaacagaaaacaactacccacaaatcatagtgggaaaacaggctgcctaagtatggttctcaatcagagacaacgataaacagctgcctctgattgggaaccataccaggccaaacacagaaatacaaaaacatagaacaacacatagaatgcccaacccaactcacaccctgaccaaactaaaatagaggcataaaaaaggaactaaggtcaggacgtgacacttcATGGTTGAAATGCTGCAAAGaagccactactaaaggacaccaatacaaagaagagacttgctcgggccaagaaacacaaacaatggacATCAGACAGTGGAAACCTCTCATTTGgtctgccatgtctttgtgagacgcagagtaggtgaacgggtgatctctacatgtgtggttcccaccgtgaagcacggaggaggaggtgtgatggtgtgggggtgctttgctggttacactgtctgtgattatttagaattcaaggcacacttaaccatgatggttatcacagcattctgcagtgatatgccatcccacctggtttgtgcttagtgggactatcatttgtttttcaacaggacaatgacccaaaacacacctccatgctgtgtaagtgctatttgacccagaagaagagtgatggagtgctgcatcagatgacctggactccacagtcacccaacctcaacccaaattagatggtttgggatgagttcgacttcagagtgaaggaaaagcagccaaaaagtgctcagcatatgtgggaatccttcaagactgttggaaaaacattccaggtgaagctgtttgagagaatgtaaagattgtgcaaagctgtcatcaattcaaagggtggctactttgtagaaatatagaaatattgtcacgttctgaccttagttcctttattatgtctttgtgttagtttggtcagggcgtgagttgaggtgggtagtctatgttctttttctgtgttgtatttctgtgtttggcctggtatggttcacaatcagagtcagctgtcgatcgttgtctctgattgagaatcatacttaggtagcctgttttccccattttggttgtgggtgatttattttctgtgtctgtgttttccacacggaactgttttgttttcattttgtgtagtgttcagttttaattAAAAATAttacgaacacttaccacgctgcgtattggtccgatccttcctactcctcctcagaagaggaggacgaaaaTCGTTACAAATATGAAAAGTATTTtaatttctttaacacttttttagttactacatgattccatatgtgttatttcatagttgtgatgtcttcactattattctacaatatacaaagtagtcaaaataaagaaaaacccttgaatgagcagatGTTTGAACCTCTGACCGGTAATGTATGTTTGAGAAGAGTCGTTTTCACATACTAACTCCACCAGTAGTAATGACAAATGCACTCCAATGGCCGAAGGTAAAAGTGCTGGGGTATAACATTTGAGATGATATTGTCTGCAGTTTGCTCCATGCCAGTCAAGAGAAGCCTACTTCTGCAATGCCTTTCATAGATTTGGAAACTGTAGTGGCAGCTATGTattgcactttgtgacatctgctgatgtgaaaatggctttataaatacatttgattgattgattgattgatgtggaTTTTCACGCTGTTACCATTGTCATGAAGTTGGCCTGGGGggttggtttatgacagtcataaatacctcttcctcCCTTTTCAATCTACTGAGgtaacatttttttaaacttggttaacatagagattctgggaacatctgTAGGTGGGGGGagatgaactatattctggtaaaccgaacaattgaacatatgcagtggtacttaatgaatatgatgtcagttcggttgtcatctgagacattctcatcaatgataagatgacataaactctacagcgaaagtctacacatcagagatatcggattcacatggaattgttgttcaatttaaatgtttgaatattaaattatttgtgatgggatgaaatgtgattttagcttctaaaatgtgagatttggattTTCATAAAATGGGGagggctgctcaatcagtggccctcccctgtgaagggacaagggctataaaacttttcaaacacaccctcctctcccttcctataagCCCTTGACAATAGAACaacttcctgttccgaggatatgagggcgacggtcctatgtcagaatggttcagataataactacagaacgaagccaacatcagcatgagctttggttgcgaatggtatgaacttttgaactcttattcactacagaagtgaagCTAGTGACCTCCTAGCTAGTGAAGCTAGTGACCTCCTAGCTGTTGAGTTAGCGActgcagctgcaaacgcaggttaggaaggaacagacagagtatcctgtctatcacacaacgacgttactacaacgtatccaattgacaaccagagacattcttcaaaggacagaggactcggtttggcaataccatctaccaccaacctactgaagcgcagctcagagtaaatatttactgcattttccttttccaaatgggcggtaatttaagatactgtatttacgatagcacagctttttccctttgttcctcagtctctcgctctttcactcaacccagcccattttcctttgtgtaacaagctgtcatatatgttccgtccgctagggacgttttcctttatgacgtcatttgtaatcaagttatgattaattgtgtgtatgtgaaatctgtgtgattagttaggtatttagtaaataaagaATTAAACCCAacgttgtattgctgattcaaattgttagccaggaatttacaactttcagatgagactgaagtaAGATGAAGATGAATGTTGACTGCTatggatgtaaaatattactagatctttaagagtttattcggaaggtaacagctctataaatattattttgtggtgcccgactctctagttaattacatttacatgattcgctcaatcaggtgatattaattacggagaaatgattttatagaagagcatgtcatatcacttaatccggcatagccaaagacatgacACCATTGTTTGACAAGAAATGCAGCACAGAGACACTACTGAGTCGAGGTTAGAGGTTACTGAGTCGAGGTTAGAACTCATGTCACACCAGACGCGTCGATAACTGTTTTAATTGAATAGGAATACGCTTAGCAATTACATTAGTGTTATCATTCATTTGAGTGTCTTTTAAAACACTAACATATAAACATAGTTCACCCTAAACTTGTGTTTGTAAAGAAATGAGGGCTAGACATGCAATTGTttcctctgttgttttattaCAGTTACTAAAAGTCATGTGACCTCTTCAactctttcactttctctggcaaacaaacacacacacgcagtcaagATCTCTGCACGTATTTGCTTCACATTATCAGGCTGATGcattaaagtaatgatagactgtcgtttctctttggttatttgagctgttcttgcaataatatagtcttggtctttcaccaaatgggacaatcttctgtataccacccccaccttgtcactacacaactgactggctcaaacacattaaaaaggaaagaagttccacaaatgaacttttaacaaggcacacctcttaattgaaatgcattccaggtgacgacctcgtgaagctggttgaaagaatgacaataatgtgcaaagctgtcattaaggcaaacagtggctactttaaagaatctaaaatctcaaatatattttgatttcttgaacactttttttggttactacatgattccatgtgttatttcatagtcttgatgtcttcactattattctacaatgtagaaaatagatgaaataaaggaaaacccttgaatgagtcggtgtgtctatacttttggctggtactgtatttgTTTCTCGTTCTGTTCCTTTGAAGATATGGATTTATTTGACACCTTTAATCTGCAGGAGGAAATCTAATCCAAAGGGAATCCCCTTCGTGTCCATTAAGGAACACCACACGTTCTAGTGGTACTTTTGGAACAGCCATTTCCTGGAGTGTAGCCAGCACAATCCTTTTTGTCAGGTGATTTCCATGAAGACTGTCCTTTTACTGATACTAGAATAATTGACAACCGAACAAGTGAGCATCAGCAGATCATTCGATTTGTGCAGCACCTACGCAAGCTCAGGTCGATGTGGCAACAAGGGGGGGGTTCATTTATTTTCGGAACTAGTTATTGGCCAATGTTTTATCATGAAAATGTTACCAAACACAAATTGCATATGCTTTAAATATTTAAGTGTTTATTTAATGAAGGGTGAATACAATGTCCATTCCGTATATGCAGATAAAATAAATACACGTTTAAACATTATTTGATTTGTTCATTATCCTTCTGATTGGCTAGCCTTTTTGGTTGTCATTGAAAACATATTTCTAGTTACAAAAATATTTGTTGTTACAGTAAAGTAAGAAATACAGTAGTCTTTAAACAACACTTGTATATCAAATCTATCAATAAAACCTCACAAACGGCACATTTAACGTGGTGAACTAAATCACTTGATTGGTGACCGGCTCATTGTGCACTTTGTTAGCTAGTACCAGGCAAGGGCAAAACGAGACAAacgtatttataaagccctttgtaAAATCAgtcagatgtcacaaagtgcttatacataAACCCAGACTAAAACATCAAACCGtaaacaatgcagatgtagaagcacggctAGGAAATACTCTCTAGAAAggcagaacctaggaagaaacctggagaggaaccaggctctgaggggtggctcgtcctcttctggctgtgcctggtggagttAAAGTAACTGCCCAGTGgaaatctcacttttaaaagttcCGTTTCTGATTTGTCCCGTAcatatttgtggccaaagcaaaaattggagaaaaaaaaacactttgaAAACCCCATCTCAAACTTGTACCTCAAACAGGCCATTTAAGAAACTCTTGCCATTTCCTCATATGAATTATTTCCCTggggaggatgagctggccaatcagccgTCTACTCAAGTTAATATTTTTAATGACCGGTGTATGCCCACACGATTCCAACACAAAaaaagctgctttttaacataCTTAATTCCCATTTTTTGGGAATGAAAACTATTTCACTCTTATTGTAAGTATTTATAGGTCATATTTTATAGAAGTATGGGAAagactggacagttactttaacatAAAGAAAGGAAAGAGATGGCTTGACATTATTCATTGTGAATCCTCcctcagtaggctacagtatcaCCTTGGTTGGTATTTGAATCAAGAAAGCATATATTATGTTGTGCAAAAAGAACACCTGATATGTCTAATGCAATTGTTCTTTGTAAATTACAAAATCATTAACAGATAATGTTTGTATATTATTTCATACTATGGGATAGATAAATGGAATCAGCCCTCCTCCACATCTATTGCTCCACGTTTACTCCACATCTACCCTCCACGGCATCTCTGAAAGGTGATGAAGGTAGCCCCATTCTTCACCCCCAGCTCTCCCAGGCTCTGATGCCCCTGGACGGGCTTGCCGTTGTAGGCGAGGTTCAGGCTTCCCGTCAGGTCAGGATGCTTCAGTAGGAAACTCTTCTGAAGTTTGCCGATGGTGTCTGTGCTCTTGAGGACCAATGGGACTCTTTTGCCGTCTGAGCCGTTGAGCACGGTGACAGTTAACCGGGAGGATCGGGTCGATTTACGGTCTTGGACAACCTGCAGAGAGGCGTGAGTTGCCTTCAGGAATGTTGGATCGTACGGAAAAGGGATCGGTGAGTCTCCTCTGGGACAATGCAGGCGCCTAACAGGTAAGgcctgggacagagagagagaggagggggggtggagagagatagagagtgtgtgtgagatgagagagatatGTCATACATATAGGCTATATCATGAAGAGCGTCGAGGTTGTAAATCCTCTTCCTCCTTTTGTGACACACTACATCAATTAACATATGTAACATATGTCAATTAACACAATGTTgctatataaaaaaaatgtatgagaTAAAATAAGCAGAATGTGCCACAGATTTGTTTATTTCATGCACTGCACTATGCCTGCTTTCAGTTTCTGTTACAGTCAGTCATGCAGATGAACAGAGTTTATACAatgctaaacaaatcaaatatgaATTATAAAAGATTACGTACTCCCGCACACACATTTTACTCTTGGGCACAAAAAAATGGCTGTCACATTTTCAACATTTATGACcaatacatacagtatctctttTTAAAAACTCTAATCAATTCTATGTTACTAACAACTAAAACTTTAACATCTATGACATTTTATTTTGGAAGTACTATTGCATGAAGAAAACTATAATAATGTGTAGCCTTACCATTGGCCATTGTAGTTGTGCCGTTGCCATTTTGCAGAGGGTTTGTGAAGAGTACTCATCAACTTCATATGTTCCTCTTCTCTTTGAACTTGAACTGTATTTATACTAAATCAATAGGGGGGGTCCAGAAGCTAGAGGGAAGTCCCTAGATCCCCAAATTCAAAGTGTATTCACATTTAGCCAACATTCCTCTCTCTGGAGTGTAGCCAGCATTTGTCAGGTGATTTCCACAAACTGTCGCAACTCCTGGTACCAGTTCCATCAGATAGGCAAAGGGCATAGAGTTATGACTCTCTAACAACAACAACGTGCACCCGGAAGAGAGCAACGATAAAAACCTGGTTATTGGGAGATACACAACAGTTTactgcatcaaatcaaatcaaatgtatttatacagcccttcgtacatcagctgatatctcaaagtgctgtaacagaaacccagcctaaaacccaaaaacagcaagcaatgcaggtgtagaagcacggtggctgggaaaaactcccgagaaaggccGAAACCAAAATCATCAGCATGATAATGTGGCACAGATATGTGCAGAGACCTTGacctgtgtgtacgtgtgtttgcCTGAGAGAGAACGGGAAAGAGATGAATAGGTCATATGACTGTTAACAAGAATAATAAAACAACTGCATTTCTAGCCCTAATTTCTTTGAAATCACAATTTTAGTTTGGACTATGTCTATACATTAGTGTTTTAAAAGGCAATAAAATGATTGGTATCACTAATGTATTTGGTAAGCTTATTTCCTATTCGAGCAAAACTGTTA is a window encoding:
- the LOC118395402 gene encoding uncharacterized protein LOC118395402, whose amino-acid sequence is MATAQLQWPMALPVRRLHCPRGDSPIPFPYDPTFLKATHASLQVVQDRKSTRSSRLTVTVLNGSDGKRVPLVLKSTDTIGKLQKSFLLKHPDLTGSLNLAYNGKPVQGHQSLGELGVKNGATFITFQRCRGG